The proteins below come from a single Mya arenaria isolate MELC-2E11 chromosome 6, ASM2691426v1 genomic window:
- the LOC128237685 gene encoding uncharacterized protein LOC128237685 gives MDTVSNDFKDNSKKFWAFVKSKGQESTGVAPLKNKDGFLQSGNAARANILNDQFVSAFTRENTTNIPYMGQSGIPSMPNILVDWKGVHKLLMNLKTKKATGPDELPAIILKAAATELAPALAKLFQLSLNLGEVPQDWRDASVVPLFKKGDRHQASNYIPVFLTSITCKLLEHIVHSNVMQHFDEHNILSDNQHGFVSDAPNRPSLSKNHRHTLEVVDASKYLGVTITESLTWEKHNITSKANRTLGFLRRNLRECTPPVKEAS, from the exons ATGGACACAGTCAGTAACGACTTCAAGGACAACTCCAAGAAGTTTTGGGCCTTCGTCAAAAGCAAGGGACAGGAAAGTACTGGTGTTGCACCTTTGAAGAACAAGGATGGTTTCCTCCAGAGCGGCAATGCAGCCAGAGCTAACATTCTTAACGATCAGTTTGTCTCTGCATTCACCCGCGAAAATACCACCAACATTCCATACATGGGACAAAGCGGCATACCATCTATGCCGAACATTTTAGTTGACTGGAAGGGTGTACACAAGCTGCTGATGAACCTCAAGACTAAGAAAGCCACTGGTCCTGATGAGCTTCCAGCCATCATCCTGAAAGCAGCTGCTACAGAATTAGCCCCTGCCCTAGCAAAGCTGTTCCAGCTTTCGCTCAACCTAGGTGAAGTACCTCAAGACTGGCGGGATGCCTCGGTAGTCCCTCTTTTCAAGAAGGGCGACCGACACCAAGCATCTAACTATATACCAGTGTTCTTGACGTCCATAACGTGCAAACTCTTGGAGCACATAGTGCACAGCAATGTCATGCAGCACTTCGACGAGCACAACATTTTGAGCGACAACCAGCACGGTTTTGTAAGCGACGCTCCT AATCGCCCCTCGTTGTCGAAAAATCATAGACACACACTCGAAGTAGTTGACGCCAGCAAATACCTTGGAGTCACCATCACTGAAAGCCTCACCTGGGAGAAGCACAACATCACAAGCAAAGCCAACCGGACACTGGGATTCCTTCGCAGAAACCTGAGGGAATGCACGCCACCTGTCAAGGAAGCTTCATAA